A single genomic interval of Psychroserpens sp. NJDZ02 harbors:
- the thrS gene encoding threonine--tRNA ligase encodes MIKITLPDGSVKSFEKDSTPMDVAKSISEGLARNIISASFNGTTVETTTPLTTDGSLVLYSWKNDEGKKAFWHSSAHVLAQAIETLYPNSKLTIGPAIDNGFYYDVDFGDETITDKDFKTIENKMLEIARGKHEFAMRSVTKADALSLYKDNEYKTELIENLEDGTITFCDHSTFTDLCRGGHIPNTGIIKAVKILSVAGAYWRGDENKPQLTRVYGTSFPKQKELTEYLHLLEEAKKRDHRKLGKELELFTFSQKVGAGLPLWLPKGAALRERLEDFLKAAQKKAGYEMVVTPHIGQKELYVTSGHYEKYGADSFQPITTPKDGEEFLLKPMNCPHHCEIYNSMQWSYKDLPKRFAEFGTVYRYEQSGELHGLTRVRGFTQDDAHIFCTPDQLDQEFKNVIDLVLYVFGSLGFENFTAQVSLRDPEKPEKYIGSLENWEKAEQAIINAAKDKNLNYVIETGEAAFYGPKLDFMVKDALGRQWQLGTIQVDYNLPERFELSYKGSDNESHRPVMIHRAPFGSMERFIAILLEHTGGNFPLWLMPNQVSVLTLSEKYEKYGENVLTLLENNEIRATLDNRSETIGKKIREAEINKTPYMIIIGEQEENENKISVRQHGGEDLGTISVETFAEIVKTEINKTKRQF; translated from the coding sequence ATGATAAAAATTACTTTACCTGATGGTAGTGTGAAATCTTTTGAAAAAGATTCTACACCAATGGATGTCGCTAAGAGTATTAGTGAAGGATTAGCTAGAAATATTATTTCGGCAAGTTTTAATGGTACAACGGTTGAAACCACTACTCCATTGACCACCGATGGGTCTCTTGTTTTATATTCTTGGAAAAATGATGAAGGAAAAAAAGCGTTTTGGCATAGTTCTGCTCACGTTTTAGCTCAGGCTATCGAAACGTTATATCCAAATAGCAAATTAACTATTGGTCCTGCTATTGATAATGGCTTTTATTACGATGTAGATTTTGGTGACGAAACTATTACTGACAAAGACTTTAAGACTATTGAAAATAAAATGTTAGAGATTGCGAGAGGTAAACATGAGTTTGCTATGCGATCTGTAACTAAAGCTGATGCTTTGTCTTTATATAAGGACAATGAATATAAGACTGAATTAATTGAGAACTTAGAAGACGGGACTATCACTTTTTGTGACCACTCTACTTTTACCGATTTATGTCGTGGTGGACATATCCCAAATACTGGGATTATTAAAGCTGTAAAAATATTATCTGTTGCTGGTGCTTACTGGAGAGGTGATGAAAATAAACCACAATTAACGCGTGTTTATGGAACGTCTTTCCCGAAACAAAAAGAATTAACTGAATATTTACATCTTTTAGAAGAAGCAAAAAAACGTGATCATAGAAAATTAGGTAAAGAGCTTGAGCTTTTTACTTTTTCTCAAAAAGTAGGCGCTGGTTTACCTTTATGGTTACCAAAAGGTGCTGCTTTACGTGAGCGTTTAGAAGATTTTTTAAAGGCGGCACAGAAAAAGGCCGGTTATGAAATGGTGGTTACGCCACATATTGGTCAAAAGGAACTTTATGTTACTTCTGGACATTACGAAAAATATGGTGCTGATAGCTTCCAACCTATTACGACACCTAAAGATGGTGAAGAATTTTTACTAAAACCAATGAACTGTCCTCACCACTGTGAGATATACAACAGCATGCAATGGTCTTATAAAGATTTACCAAAGCGTTTTGCTGAATTTGGTACTGTTTATAGATATGAACAAAGTGGAGAATTACATGGTTTAACTAGAGTTAGAGGATTTACTCAGGATGATGCACACATTTTTTGTACTCCAGATCAATTAGATCAAGAGTTTAAAAATGTTATTGACTTAGTGTTATATGTATTTGGATCTTTAGGATTTGAAAACTTTACGGCACAAGTGTCTTTACGTGATCCTGAAAAGCCAGAGAAATATATTGGAAGTTTAGAAAACTGGGAGAAAGCAGAACAAGCCATTATAAATGCTGCCAAGGATAAAAACTTAAATTATGTTATAGAAACTGGCGAAGCTGCTTTTTACGGACCTAAATTAGATTTTATGGTCAAGGATGCTTTAGGTAGACAATGGCAATTGGGAACTATTCAGGTTGACTACAATTTACCTGAACGTTTTGAATTATCTTATAAAGGGAGTGATAATGAAAGCCACAGACCGGTAATGATACACCGTGCTCCTTTTGGAAGTATGGAACGTTTTATTGCTATTTTATTAGAACATACTGGTGGAAATTTCCCGCTTTGGTTAATGCCAAATCAAGTTTCTGTATTAACTCTTAGTGAGAAATACGAGAAATACGGAGAAAATGTTTTAACTTTGCTAGAAAATAACGAGATTCGTGCTACTTTAGATAACAGAAGTGAAACGATAGGAAAGAAGATTAGAGAGGCTGAAATCAATAAAACGCCTTATATGATTATCATTGGAGAGCAAGAAGAAAATGAAAACAAGATATCTGTAAGACAACATGGTGGTGAAGATTTAGGCACGATTAGTGTAGAAACCTTTGCAGAGATTGTTAAAACAGAGATAAATAAGACAAAAAGACAATTTTAA
- the rplT gene encoding 50S ribosomal protein L20 — MPRSVNSVAKRARRKKVLKQAKGYFGRRKNVWTVAKNAVDKAMQYAYRDRRNKKRTFRALWITRINAGARLHGLTYSQFMGKVKANNIELNRKVLADLAMNNPDAFEAIVNKVK; from the coding sequence ATGCCTAGATCAGTAAATTCTGTTGCCAAAAGAGCCAGAAGAAAAAAGGTGCTTAAACAAGCAAAAGGTTACTTTGGACGTCGTAAAAACGTTTGGACAGTAGCAAAAAATGCGGTTGACAAAGCTATGCAATATGCATACAGAGACCGTAGAAATAAAAAGAGAACTTTCCGTGCATTATGGATCACGCGTATTAACGCTGGAGCTAGATTACATGGATTGACTTACTCACAATTTATGGGGAAAGTAAAAGCTAACAATATCGAATTAAACCGTAAGGTTTTAGCTGATTTAGCAATGAACAACCCAGATGCTTTTGAAGCAATTGTGAACAAAGTAAAATAA
- the infC gene encoding translation initiation factor IF-3, with protein MKEDQHNINGKIRAEKVRLVGDNVEVGIYTSKEAREFAREQELDLVEISPKAVPPVCKIMDYKKFLYEQKKREKALKSKATKVVIKEIRFGPQTDDHDYEFKKKHAEKFLKEGAKLKAFVFFKGRSIVFKEQGQILLLRLAQDLEEIGKVEQMPRLEGKRMTMFIAPKK; from the coding sequence ATTAAGGAAGATCAGCACAACATTAACGGAAAAATTAGAGCAGAAAAAGTGCGTCTAGTTGGAGATAATGTTGAAGTAGGAATCTATACATCCAAAGAAGCAAGAGAGTTTGCAAGAGAGCAAGAGCTTGATTTGGTAGAGATTTCTCCTAAAGCAGTTCCACCTGTATGTAAAATAATGGATTACAAGAAGTTTCTTTATGAACAGAAGAAGCGGGAAAAAGCATTAAAATCCAAGGCTACTAAAGTTGTAATTAAAGAAATTCGGTTTGGACCACAAACAGATGATCATGATTACGAGTTTAAGAAAAAACATGCCGAAAAATTCTTAAAAGAAGGTGCAAAGCTAAAAGCCTTTGTTTTCTTTAAGGGACGATCGATTGTGTTTAAAGAGCAAGGACAAATATTATTATTACGTTTAGCCCAAGATTTGGAAGAAATTGGTAAAGTAGAACAAATGCCAAGACTTGAGGGAAAACGTATGACAATGTTTATTGCACCAAAGAAGTAA
- a CDS encoding AI-2E family transporter, whose protein sequence is MDKIKTTNYLLLIIVIPIIFYLLKVLSFIFVPLVFSMFIALLFLPLMRFLRKRKLPKAVSVFVVLLVIALGVKAGIELVKLSSKEIIASDSQFFHKAEDKINVLIDNSQAFFGVDKVEGSRSLTRLLNKEALLSNLSPTLSFISKFLTALLMTTFFVVLWLAESINVEQVINKTILKKKHTSIKTFMKIEKDLIKFIKVKFLVSFLTGIGTGLACYFFDVSFPIFWGLFAFIINFVQMVGSFITVILLSIFAFVEVENMSVLLFFTLSITGVQVLFGAILEPVFMGKSFSINIIAVLVMLMFWGFIWGIPGLIMAIPITVFLKIILEQFPKTKIISDLLSGSTS, encoded by the coding sequence ATGGATAAAATCAAAACGACTAACTATTTGCTTTTAATAATTGTAATACCAATTATTTTTTATTTACTAAAAGTGTTATCTTTTATTTTCGTGCCGTTAGTATTCTCAATGTTTATTGCATTGTTATTTTTACCATTAATGCGTTTTTTACGTAAACGAAAACTTCCAAAAGCAGTTAGTGTTTTTGTGGTGTTACTTGTTATTGCTTTAGGTGTTAAGGCTGGAATAGAATTGGTGAAATTATCTAGTAAAGAAATTATAGCTTCAGATTCTCAATTTTTTCACAAAGCGGAAGATAAAATCAACGTATTAATTGATAATAGTCAGGCGTTTTTTGGAGTAGACAAGGTGGAAGGTAGTAGATCCTTAACTAGACTTTTAAATAAAGAAGCTTTATTAAGTAATCTTTCTCCAACATTAAGTTTTATCAGTAAATTTTTAACAGCATTATTAATGACGACATTTTTCGTCGTTTTGTGGTTAGCGGAGTCAATAAATGTTGAACAGGTAATTAATAAAACCATTCTAAAGAAAAAACATACGTCTATTAAAACGTTCATGAAAATTGAAAAAGACCTAATTAAATTCATTAAAGTTAAGTTTTTAGTTAGTTTTTTAACAGGGATAGGTACTGGATTAGCGTGTTATTTTTTCGATGTTAGCTTTCCTATTTTCTGGGGCTTATTTGCTTTCATAATTAACTTTGTACAAATGGTGGGGTCTTTTATCACTGTTATTTTGTTGTCTATTTTTGCTTTTGTCGAAGTTGAAAACATGAGTGTTTTATTATTTTTTACATTATCAATTACCGGAGTTCAAGTGTTATTTGGAGCTATTTTAGAACCTGTTTTTATGGGTAAATCTTTTTCTATTAATATTATTGCAGTATTAGTAATGTTGATGTTCTGGGGGTTTATATGGGGTATACCAGGATTAATTATGGCTATCCCAATCACAGTGTTTCTTAAAATTATTTTAGAGCAATTTCCAAAAACAAAAATCATATCAGATCTGCTTTCTGGATCCACAAGTTAA
- the rpmI gene encoding 50S ribosomal protein L35 codes for MPKMKTKSSAKKRFKLTGTGKIKRKHAFKSHILTKKSKKRKLKLTHDGLVHKADENNIKVMLRLK; via the coding sequence ATGCCTAAAATGAAAACAAAATCTAGTGCTAAAAAGCGTTTCAAGCTTACTGGTACTGGTAAAATTAAAAGAAAGCACGCTTTTAAGAGTCACATCTTAACAAAGAAGTCTAAAAAGCGTAAGCTTAAGTTAACTCATGACGGTTTAGTACATAAAGCGGATGAGAACAACATTAAAGTAATGCTACGTTTAAAGTAA
- a CDS encoding acetyl-CoA carboxylase carboxyltransferase subunit alpha translates to MEYLEFELPIKELEEQLGKCQIIGEESDVDVTQTCKQIEKKLVATKKEIYKNLTPWQRVQMSRHPDRPYTLDYIKSLCGDSFLELHGDRSFKDDKAMIGGLGKIGDQSFMFIGQQKGYNTKTRQYRNFGMANPEGYRKALRLMKSAEKFGIPVVTLLDTPGAYPGLEAEERGQGEAIARNILEMTRLKVPIITIVIGEGASGGALGIGVGDKIMMLENTWYSVISPESCSSILWRSWEYKELAAEALKLTPTDMKKMKIVDEIIKEPLGGAHSDRATTFKTVSAAIVKAYDEFKNLSPKELVNKRIEKYCEMGVFKG, encoded by the coding sequence ATGGAATATTTAGAATTTGAATTACCGATTAAAGAACTAGAAGAACAACTAGGAAAGTGTCAAATTATTGGAGAAGAGAGTGATGTAGATGTGACACAGACTTGCAAGCAGATAGAGAAAAAGCTTGTAGCAACAAAAAAGGAAATATACAAAAACCTGACCCCATGGCAGCGTGTACAAATGTCACGTCATCCAGATAGACCATATACTTTAGATTATATTAAATCACTTTGTGGTGACTCTTTTTTAGAGCTTCATGGCGATAGAAGTTTTAAGGATGATAAGGCTATGATTGGTGGTTTAGGTAAAATTGGAGATCAAAGCTTTATGTTTATTGGCCAACAAAAAGGATACAATACCAAAACTAGACAATACCGTAATTTTGGTATGGCTAATCCAGAAGGATATCGTAAAGCATTGCGATTGATGAAATCTGCTGAAAAATTTGGTATTCCTGTAGTTACATTATTGGATACACCTGGAGCATATCCTGGTTTAGAAGCAGAAGAACGTGGGCAAGGAGAAGCTATTGCCAGAAATATTTTAGAAATGACACGTTTAAAAGTGCCTATTATTACCATAGTGATTGGTGAAGGGGCTTCTGGAGGTGCATTAGGTATTGGAGTAGGAGATAAGATTATGATGTTGGAAAACACTTGGTATTCAGTAATTTCTCCTGAATCTTGTTCGTCTATTTTATGGAGAAGTTGGGAATATAAAGAGTTAGCAGCTGAGGCATTAAAATTAACGCCTACTGATATGAAAAAAATGAAAATTGTTGACGAAATCATTAAAGAGCCACTTGGTGGAGCGCATTCTGATAGAGCAACAACCTTTAAAACGGTATCTGCTGCAATTGTTAAAGCTTACGATGAGTTTAAAAACTTATCACCAAAAGAATTAGTAAATAAACGTATTGAAAAATATTGCGAAATGGGCGTTTTTAAGGGGTAG
- a CDS encoding EF-hand domain-containing protein, which produces MSTKGDILKKIEILITTHFETPKKAFDFFDDNGDQKLSKSEIKNLLQEAEISGFIRGIISSKLIEGYDKDGDQLISWSEFRVAIDEISQ; this is translated from the coding sequence ATGTCAACAAAAGGTGATATCCTAAAAAAAATAGAAATTTTAATTACAACCCATTTTGAGACACCGAAAAAAGCATTCGATTTTTTTGATGACAATGGAGATCAAAAATTGTCTAAGTCAGAAATTAAAAATCTATTACAAGAAGCAGAGATCAGTGGCTTTATACGTGGTATAATTTCATCCAAGTTAATAGAAGGTTACGATAAAGATGGTGATCAATTAATTAGTTGGTCTGAGTTTAGAGTAGCAATTGATGAAATCTCTCAATAA
- the dnaB gene encoding replicative DNA helicase: protein MKQPNQVKGYQVDRSTIINLEKGKIPPQALDLEEVVLGAMMIDKKGVDEVIDILSADAFYKEAHQHIFEAIFMLFQESQPIDLLTVSTQLKTNSTLDLAGGDFYLISLTQKVSSSAHIEFHARIILQKFIQRSLIKISSEIIEEAYDETQDVFDLLDKAESRLYEVTQGNIKKSSETAQDLVIQAKKKIEEISKKEGMSGVPSGFNKLDKLTSGWQESDLIIIAARPGMGKTAFTLTMARNVAVNSNIPVAFFSLEMASVQLITRLISSETGLSSEKLRTGKLEKHEWEQLNVKVKALEKAPLFIDDTPSLSIFDLRAKARRLASQHGIRMIMIDYLQLMTAAGSGGNREQEISTISRNLKALAKELSLPVIALSQLSRAVETRGGSKRPLLSDLRESGAIEQDADIVSFIYRPEYYKIDEWDDEERSPTEGQGEFIVAKHRNGGLESIRLKFIGHLGKFDNLDDFDTPFGQEFHSKMNAAANDNTFAPDNFPSANDAFGAPEEDNDVPF, encoded by the coding sequence ATGAAGCAACCCAATCAAGTAAAAGGCTATCAAGTTGATAGAAGCACTATAATTAACCTTGAAAAAGGTAAGATTCCACCTCAAGCTTTAGACCTAGAGGAGGTAGTACTTGGTGCAATGATGATTGATAAAAAAGGGGTTGATGAAGTCATTGATATTTTAAGTGCCGATGCTTTTTATAAAGAAGCGCATCAGCACATTTTTGAAGCAATCTTTATGTTGTTTCAAGAAAGTCAACCCATAGATTTATTAACAGTTTCTACTCAATTAAAGACAAATTCGACCTTAGATTTAGCTGGTGGAGATTTTTATTTGATTTCCTTAACGCAGAAAGTATCGTCTTCTGCCCATATCGAATTTCATGCTCGTATTATCTTGCAGAAGTTTATTCAACGTAGTTTGATTAAAATTTCTTCAGAAATTATAGAGGAAGCTTATGACGAAACTCAAGATGTATTCGACCTTTTAGATAAAGCCGAATCTAGATTGTATGAAGTAACACAAGGAAACATTAAAAAGTCGAGTGAAACGGCGCAAGACCTTGTAATACAAGCCAAAAAGAAAATTGAAGAAATCTCCAAAAAAGAGGGGATGAGTGGGGTGCCTTCTGGTTTTAATAAACTAGATAAATTGACGTCTGGATGGCAGGAAAGTGATTTAATTATTATTGCAGCACGTCCAGGTATGGGTAAAACAGCCTTTACTTTGACTATGGCACGAAACGTAGCTGTAAATTCAAATATACCAGTAGCCTTTTTCTCTCTGGAGATGGCATCTGTACAGTTAATTACACGTTTAATTTCTAGTGAAACTGGATTGTCTTCAGAAAAACTGAGAACAGGTAAATTAGAGAAGCACGAGTGGGAACAACTTAACGTAAAAGTAAAAGCTTTAGAAAAAGCACCACTTTTTATTGATGATACACCTTCACTTTCTATTTTTGATTTACGTGCAAAAGCACGTCGTTTAGCATCGCAACACGGTATTAGAATGATCATGATTGATTATTTACAGTTAATGACAGCTGCCGGATCAGGTGGTAACCGTGAACAAGAGATATCGACTATTTCGCGTAACTTAAAAGCTTTAGCTAAAGAATTAAGTTTACCAGTAATTGCACTATCGCAACTATCGCGTGCTGTAGAAACGCGTGGAGGAAGTAAACGTCCTCTACTATCCGATTTACGTGAATCTGGAGCGATTGAGCAGGATGCCGATATTGTAAGTTTTATTTACAGACCGGAATATTATAAAATTGATGAGTGGGATGATGAAGAACGCTCGCCTACGGAAGGTCAAGGAGAGTTTATTGTAGCAAAACACCGTAATGGTGGTTTGGAAAGTATTAGACTTAAATTTATTGGACATTTAGGTAAGTTTGATAACTTAGATGACTTTGATACCCCTTTTGGACAAGAATTTCATAGTAAAATGAATGCTGCCGCAAATGATAATACATTTGCACCAGATAATTTCCCTTCTGCTAATGATGCTTTTGGAGCACCAGAAGAAGATAATGACGTACCTTTTTAA
- a CDS encoding asparagine synthetase B produces the protein MDADTQKNHLKAYGITYWTLAKNVKVKWLLNYRGGAFLLPDSKDIQRECQIRGVSFEVISDTKTEQILKEIASPSKNMESVVLEKAPKIAVYTPKGKLPWDDAVTMVLSYAEIPYETIYDEEVLKDELLLYDWLHLHHEDFTGQFGKFYARYRQAAWYIQEKKEAEALATKLGYNKVSEEKRDVALKIRDYVVGGGFMFAMCSATESFDIALSAAGIDICEPMFDGDASDGNYQSKIEFSKTFAFKDYTLERSPLVYEFSSIDMTMKRKILKETDYFSLMDFSAKWDPIPTMLCQNHTALVKGFMGQTTSFTRDQIKSNVLVMGENKTNGEAKYIHGIKGKGFFTFYGGHDPEDYTHQVGDPKTELELHPTSPGYRLILNNVLFPAAKKKKQKT, from the coding sequence ATGGATGCAGATACACAAAAAAATCATTTAAAAGCCTATGGGATTACGTATTGGACTTTAGCGAAAAATGTAAAAGTAAAATGGTTACTCAATTACAGAGGAGGGGCTTTTTTACTACCTGACAGTAAAGATATACAAAGAGAATGTCAAATTAGAGGCGTAAGTTTTGAGGTTATTTCTGATACCAAAACGGAACAGATTCTAAAAGAAATAGCTAGTCCAAGTAAGAATATGGAATCCGTTGTGCTAGAAAAAGCGCCAAAAATTGCGGTTTATACTCCAAAAGGTAAATTACCATGGGATGATGCAGTTACAATGGTTTTAAGTTATGCAGAAATCCCTTATGAAACAATCTATGATGAAGAAGTCTTAAAAGATGAATTATTGTTGTACGATTGGTTACATCTACATCACGAAGACTTTACGGGGCAATTTGGTAAATTTTATGCGAGATATAGACAAGCAGCTTGGTATATTCAAGAGAAAAAGGAAGCAGAAGCATTAGCAACTAAATTAGGTTACAACAAAGTATCTGAAGAAAAACGTGATGTTGCACTAAAAATTAGAGATTATGTAGTTGGAGGTGGTTTTATGTTTGCTATGTGTAGTGCAACAGAAAGTTTTGATATAGCATTATCCGCAGCAGGTATAGACATATGCGAACCAATGTTTGATGGAGATGCCAGTGATGGTAATTACCAATCTAAAATTGAGTTTTCAAAAACATTTGCATTTAAAGATTATACTTTGGAGCGCAGCCCTTTAGTGTATGAGTTTTCTAGTATCGACATGACCATGAAACGTAAGATTCTCAAAGAAACAGATTATTTTTCACTGATGGACTTTTCTGCAAAATGGGACCCAATTCCAACGATGTTATGTCAAAATCATACAGCATTGGTTAAGGGATTTATGGGACAAACCACCTCTTTTACAAGGGATCAAATAAAATCTAATGTTTTAGTCATGGGAGAAAACAAAACTAATGGCGAGGCTAAATATATCCATGGTATAAAAGGAAAAGGATTTTTTACTTTTTATGGAGGGCATGATCCAGAAGATTACACACACCAAGTTGGAGATCCTAAAACAGAATTAGAATTACATCCAACATCACCAGGTTATAGATTAATACTTAATAATGTGTTGTTTCCAGCTGCTAAAAAGAAGAAACAAAAAACATAA
- a CDS encoding adenylate/guanylate cyclase domain-containing protein, which produces MKNLLVQFFRLLVATIVFWSIAFCVFIMIRYFQIGVEGGKAFEVGKDIPGLDSDVIPITQWLEFGVFSGIVVGCIYAVVEFLFEKLRLNKLSTGLVLVEKSLIYLLMLILSTNFIITLIEEQIDRNLPNEQGWWIQNKVFWLVVGYFVICSLIFSFLKIAKDNFGRGVFFNQLIGKYKKPREERRIFMFLDLQASTTIAEQLGHFKYSELIQQCFYDLNYVLPNYNAEIYQYVGDEAVISWPFDKGIKDNNCAELFFKFQDRLLKKEKNYIKKFGILPKFKAGLHGGKLIVTEVGTIKKEIAYHGDVINTAARIQGECNAYNETLLISETLLGKLKLHKYKLESIGNIALKGKESEVKLFSINRNS; this is translated from the coding sequence TTGAAAAATTTATTAGTTCAGTTTTTTAGATTACTAGTAGCGACCATTGTTTTTTGGTCTATAGCGTTTTGCGTATTTATAATGATTCGGTACTTTCAAATAGGAGTAGAGGGAGGAAAGGCTTTTGAAGTAGGAAAGGATATTCCAGGTTTAGATAGCGACGTTATACCAATAACCCAATGGTTAGAGTTTGGTGTATTTTCCGGAATTGTAGTGGGCTGTATTTATGCTGTAGTAGAGTTTCTTTTTGAAAAATTGCGATTAAATAAACTTTCGACGGGATTGGTTTTGGTAGAAAAATCTCTGATTTATCTATTAATGTTAATTCTTTCGACTAATTTTATTATAACTTTAATTGAAGAACAAATTGACAGAAATTTACCAAATGAACAAGGGTGGTGGATTCAAAATAAAGTATTTTGGTTGGTTGTTGGTTATTTTGTGATCTGTTCATTAATTTTTTCATTTTTAAAGATTGCCAAAGATAATTTTGGTAGAGGTGTTTTCTTTAATCAATTGATAGGAAAATATAAAAAACCTAGAGAAGAAAGGCGCATTTTTATGTTTCTAGATTTACAAGCGTCGACGACTATTGCAGAACAATTGGGGCATTTTAAATATAGCGAGTTGATACAACAATGCTTTTATGATCTCAACTATGTATTGCCTAATTATAATGCAGAGATTTATCAATACGTTGGTGATGAAGCAGTAATAAGTTGGCCTTTTGATAAAGGAATAAAGGATAACAATTGTGCGGAACTATTCTTTAAGTTTCAAGATAGATTACTTAAAAAAGAAAAAAACTACATCAAAAAATTTGGAATTCTACCTAAGTTTAAAGCTGGTCTACACGGTGGAAAATTAATTGTGACAGAAGTAGGAACAATTAAAAAGGAGATTGCATACCATGGTGATGTTATAAACACGGCAGCACGAATTCAAGGGGAATGTAATGCTTACAACGAGACGCTTTTAATTTCTGAAACCTTATTGGGTAAATTAAAGTTGCATAAATATAAACTGGAGTCTATAGGGAATATCGCCTTAAAAGGTAAAGAGTCTGAAGTAAAGTTATTTTCTATAAATAGAAACAGTTAG
- a CDS encoding Cof-type HAD-IIB family hydrolase, with product MNLSQVKLIVSDLDGTLLNSNHEVSSEFFKLFKILQSKNILFVAASGRPYYSMIDKLAPIKDDIIIVSENGGLAIKKDDLLISNTFRKENLSAISHLVLNLKDTHPVFCAKDKAYVISKSKKLMSLLSEYYSNYDIIETIADIEEDIYKIALYHEESSEKYIYPSVKHLESNFKVKVSANHWVDISENIANKGYAIKHIQELHNITEAETMAFGDYNNDIEMLKLAHFSYAMENAHPNVKAVANYTTKTNNNNGVEFIIKQLIESLD from the coding sequence ATGAATTTAAGTCAAGTCAAATTAATAGTTTCCGATTTAGATGGAACGTTACTTAACTCTAATCACGAGGTAAGCTCGGAATTCTTCAAACTTTTTAAAATATTACAATCGAAAAACATTTTATTTGTTGCTGCTAGTGGGCGTCCATATTACAGTATGATTGACAAACTAGCACCAATAAAAGACGACATTATTATAGTCTCTGAGAATGGTGGATTGGCTATAAAAAAAGATGATTTACTTATTTCTAATACATTCAGAAAAGAAAATTTAAGTGCTATATCGCATTTAGTACTTAATTTAAAAGATACCCATCCCGTTTTTTGTGCAAAAGATAAGGCTTACGTTATTAGTAAGTCAAAAAAACTAATGTCTCTTTTAAGTGAATACTATTCTAATTACGACATCATAGAAACTATAGCTGATATTGAAGAAGACATTTATAAGATTGCATTATACCATGAAGAGAGTTCTGAAAAGTATATATACCCTTCTGTAAAGCATCTAGAATCTAATTTTAAGGTAAAAGTATCGGCAAACCATTGGGTAGATATATCAGAAAACATTGCCAACAAAGGATACGCGATAAAACACATACAAGAACTTCACAACATTACCGAAGCAGAAACTATGGCTTTTGGTGACTATAATAATGACATCGAGATGCTAAAGTTAGCCCATTTTAGTTATGCTATGGAAAATGCGCATCCTAATGTGAAAGCTGTCGCTAATTATACTACTAAAACCAATAATAACAATGGCGTGGAGTTTATTATAAAACAACTCATTGAAAGTTTAGACTAA